One stretch of Xiphophorus hellerii strain 12219 chromosome 21, Xiphophorus_hellerii-4.1, whole genome shotgun sequence DNA includes these proteins:
- the rpl21 gene encoding large ribosomal subunit protein eL21 yields the protein MTNTRGKRRGTRYMFSRPFRKHGPIPLSTYMRIYKKGDIVDIKGTGTIQKGMPHKCYHGKTGRVYNVTQHAVGIIVNKQVKGKILAKRINVRIEHVKHSKSRDSFLQRVKENERKKLEAKQKGTWVELKRQPAPPREAHFVSTKKNEPQLLEPIPYEFMA from the exons ATGACGAACACCAGAGGCAAGAGGAGGGGGACCAGGTACATGTTTAGCAGGCCCTTCCGCAAACATG GCCCAATCCCTCTGTCCACATACATGCGCATCTACAAGAAAGGAGACATCGTAGACATCAAG GGCACCGGTACCATTCAGAAAGGTATGCCTCATAAGTGCTACCACGGCAAAACAGGACGCGTCTACAATGTGACTCAACATGCTGTCGGCATTATTGTCAACAAGCAGGTCAA GGGCAAGATTCTGGCCAAAAGGATTAACGTGCGCATTGAGCACGTAAAGCATTCGAAGAGCAGGGACAGCTTCCTGCAGCGTGTCAAAGAGAACGAGCGCAAGAAGCTGGAGGCCAAGCAGAAAGGCACCTGGGTGGAACTGAAACGCCAG ccCGCTCCTCCTCGTGAGGCTCACTTTGTCAGCACCAAGAAGAACGAGCCCCAGTTGCTGGAGCCAATCCCCTACGAGTTCATGGCATAA
- the gtf3ab gene encoding general transcription factor IIIA, b: MGEQLQSQNTYVCSFSDCNATFRKSWKLEAHLCKHAGLKPFSCESCEKSFCARYELTRHERVHSGEKPHKCPMDGCLEAFGKNVTMKNHITRVHQHQEDRYKCDYEGCEKDFSKKKQLKAHKCEHGEPLAFHCTFNGCGKDFPSREKLKHHEKVHQGYPCSFDLCPTLSKTWTEYLKHRAQHREKLVCEKCNRLFNNTWFLHLHELRAHSGEKRYFLCPREGCNRKFTRRVKLESHVLGDHEGKKPFSCAYPGCGKSFALKESLWRHGVVHNPAKRELKKRKPKKDKPSQVAQEATQSAADDQETGKLAAKLHSTTLEENVS; the protein is encoded by the exons ATGGGTGAACAGTTGCAAAGTCAAAACACATACGTTTGCTCTTTTTCTGATTGCAACGCCACATTTAGGAAGTCGTGGAAGTTAGAGGCTCATCTGTGCAAACACGCTGGATTG AAACCATTTTCCTGTGAGAGCTGCGAGAAGAGTTTCTGCGCTCGCTATGAGCTCACCAGGCATGAACGAGTGCATAGCGGTGAAAAACCACATAA GTGTCCcatggatggatgtttggaGGCCTTTGGGAAAAATGTCACCATGAAGAACCACATAACTCGAGTCCACCAGCACCAGGAAGACAGATATAAA TGCGACTATGAAGGCTGTGAAAAGGATTTCAGCAAGAAGAAACAACTAAAAGCTCACAAGTGTGAACATGGAGAACCATTGGCTTTTCA CTGCACATTCAACGGATGTGGGAAAGACTTTCCCAGTCGAGAGAAACTGAAGCATCACGAGAAAGTTCATCAAG GTTACCCCTGCAGCTTTGACCTGTGTCCTACCCTGAGTAAAACATGGACTGAATATCTGAAGCACAGAGCCCAACACAGAG AGAAGCTCGTGTGTGAAAAGTGCAATAGACTCTTCAACAACACCTGGTTTTTGCACCTGCATGAGCTGCGTGCGCACTCTGGGGAGAAGAGGTACTTCCTGTGCCCCAGAGAGGGCTGTAACAGGAAGTTCACCCGCCGTGTCAAACTGGAGAGTCATGTACTGGGAGACCATGAAGGGAAGAAACCCTTCTCCTGTGCATATCCTGGCTGTGGGAAGAGCTTTGCCTTGAAG GAAAGCTTATGGCGACATGGTGTGGTTCACAACCCTGCAAAAAGAGAGCTGAAG AAACGGAAGCCTAAAAAGGACAAGCCCTCGCAGGTTGCACAGGAGGCCACCCAGTCGGCTGCAGATGATCAAGAAACCGGCAAGCTTGCTGCAAAGCTGCACAGTACAACTCTGGAGGAAAACGTATCTTGA